In the Candidatus Ozemobacteraceae bacterium genome, one interval contains:
- a CDS encoding TetR/AcrR family transcriptional regulator, giving the protein MPSGCSTISGIETTLDEVAKQADITKGTLYLYFKSKDDLFIQCMFDGSEKWMLRAREIIDGPDGIRERLRKLVQLQIDVFTRNGPMIQQFILRKRATSHDSSLAKRMMKKMRERLEFFAVFFKEGIESGEFSDTLSPMQMAIIFHQVFDLNMKFQLFDVPTLTADRCSDVLLSLLSSGKRPNK; this is encoded by the coding sequence TTGCCCTCAGGCTGTTCAACGATATCGGGTATCGAAACCACGCTCGACGAAGTCGCGAAGCAGGCGGATATCACCAAGGGCACTCTGTACCTCTATTTCAAGAGCAAGGATGATCTGTTCATCCAGTGCATGTTCGACGGCTCCGAGAAATGGATGTTGCGCGCACGGGAGATCATCGACGGCCCTGACGGCATCCGCGAGCGCCTGCGAAAGCTCGTCCAACTCCAGATCGACGTGTTCACCCGCAACGGTCCGATGATCCAGCAGTTCATCCTGCGCAAGCGCGCCACGAGCCATGATTCATCCCTTGCTAAGCGCATGATGAAAAAGATGCGGGAACGGCTTGAATTTTTTGCGGTGTTCTTCAAGGAAGGCATCGAAAGCGGGGAGTTCTCTGACACCCTTTCCCCGATGCAGATGGCCATCATCTTCCACCAGGTTTTCGACCTGAACATGAAGTTTCAGTTGTTCGACGTGCCCACCCTGACGGCCGACAGATGCAGCGATGTCCTACTGAGTCTGCTCTCGTCAGGCAAACGACCCAACAAGTGA
- a CDS encoding MarR family transcriptional regulator has product MSKDSVELFHSLIQTTKTVVRSVFAGSGLGPHTGLTGPQFGLLATLHRKGPLSPSEMCEIMMVTPANITGMISRLKKLGLVERRRLSSDRRCLKIDLSPQGREKIVSLIPIWQKSADSCFSRFPAGQRRALIDLLETFRESVIASSHATAHSGGDE; this is encoded by the coding sequence ATGTCGAAAGATTCCGTCGAGCTGTTCCATTCCCTGATCCAGACGACCAAGACCGTCGTGCGAAGCGTGTTCGCGGGCAGCGGTCTCGGCCCCCACACCGGCCTGACCGGGCCCCAGTTCGGATTGCTGGCCACACTCCATCGCAAAGGGCCGCTTTCCCCTTCGGAAATGTGCGAAATCATGATGGTGACCCCCGCCAACATCACGGGCATGATCTCCCGCCTGAAAAAACTCGGGCTCGTCGAGCGGCGGCGCCTGAGCAGCGACAGGCGCTGTCTGAAAATCGATCTCTCCCCGCAGGGCCGGGAAAAGATCGTAAGCCTTATCCCCATCTGGCAGAAATCGGCCGACTCGTGTTTCTCACGGTTCCCGGCCGGCCAGCGGCGCGCGCTCATCGACCTTCTCGAGACGTTCCGCGAATCCGTCATCGCATCATCCCATGCAACCGCCCACTCAGGAGGGGACGAATGA
- a CDS encoding TolC family protein, with protein MTHSSHKRSIHAFFLLFLATGALVRAEDAPPGTPNHQHPASMTIPMEAVETGHGAFVAIPPELTLEDCLKLAAGNNRTVLASRARTSAGRAKANQVFRTQLPNASVSAQDTKYREPTSPTLSDRQDAQRLSLTETFQPFGRYRSQSRAANASVDAAVADERRTLVDVSFQVSKAFYDMVLADDLIRVASDSVDQRQKHRDHTQRLVDAGTAPRFDLLRAEVQLSAARPALIKAVHSRSTALADLLHLLGLDPSAQPAVVGSFPAEFPPLPLDEDRAIQLACEQRPDLAAAMASEEAARHQVNVARQALQPSVQLNGTYERTRGARAPIGSYRDNWLTTVGLIYPVFDSGLSQAQRDEAKAAYEQARLSTENILSTLRVDIRKAIAGVKEAEEVFASQEKNVEQAQEALSIAQVAYDTGAKTALDVLDSEVALTQARTLRAQALHQRAVAMAQLTRAIGLLPEPLRNAAR; from the coding sequence ATGACACACTCATCTCACAAACGGTCCATCCATGCGTTTTTCCTGCTTTTTCTCGCCACCGGCGCGCTCGTGCGGGCCGAAGACGCGCCCCCTGGAACTCCGAACCACCAGCATCCCGCATCGATGACCATTCCGATGGAAGCAGTCGAGACGGGGCACGGCGCATTCGTCGCGATTCCGCCCGAACTCACGCTCGAGGACTGCCTGAAGCTCGCCGCCGGGAACAACCGCACCGTTCTCGCCAGTCGCGCACGCACATCGGCGGGACGCGCGAAGGCGAACCAGGTGTTTCGCACCCAGTTGCCGAACGCCAGTGTGTCGGCCCAGGACACGAAATACCGGGAACCCACCTCCCCCACCCTCAGCGACCGACAGGATGCGCAGCGGTTGTCCCTGACCGAGACATTCCAGCCGTTCGGCCGATACCGCTCCCAGAGCAGGGCGGCGAATGCCTCGGTCGACGCGGCCGTCGCCGACGAACGACGCACCCTGGTCGATGTTTCGTTCCAGGTATCGAAGGCCTTTTACGACATGGTTCTCGCCGATGACCTGATCCGGGTCGCCTCGGATTCGGTCGACCAGCGGCAGAAGCATCGCGACCACACGCAGCGGCTCGTCGACGCGGGAACGGCGCCCCGGTTCGACCTCCTTCGGGCGGAGGTCCAGTTGTCGGCGGCCCGCCCCGCCCTGATCAAAGCAGTTCACAGCCGGTCGACGGCTCTCGCCGACCTCCTTCACCTGCTCGGCCTCGATCCGTCGGCGCAGCCCGCCGTCGTCGGTTCGTTCCCGGCCGAGTTCCCGCCGCTCCCGCTCGATGAAGACCGGGCGATCCAGCTCGCCTGTGAACAGCGGCCCGATCTCGCTGCCGCCATGGCCTCTGAAGAAGCCGCCCGCCACCAGGTCAATGTCGCCCGCCAGGCGCTCCAGCCCAGCGTCCAGCTGAACGGCACCTACGAGCGCACCCGCGGGGCGCGAGCTCCGATCGGCAGCTACCGTGACAACTGGCTGACGACCGTCGGACTCATCTACCCGGTGTTCGACTCCGGCCTGTCGCAAGCACAGCGGGATGAAGCGAAAGCAGCCTACGAACAGGCCAGGCTCAGCACCGAGAATATCCTTTCCACCCTCCGTGTCGATATCCGCAAGGCCATCGCCGGTGTGAAGGAGGCCGAAGAGGTGTTCGCCTCCCAGGAGAAGAACGTCGAGCAGGCACAGGAAGCGCTCAGCATTGCGCAGGTTGCCTACGATACCGGTGCCAAAACGGCCCTCGACGTTCTCGACTCGGAAGTCGCCCTCACCCAGGCGCGCACCCTTCGAGCTCAGGCCCTTCACCAGCGCGCCGTCGCGATGGCTCAGCTGACCCGCGCCATCGGCCTCCTGCCGGAACCACTCCGGAACGCCGCTCGTTGA
- a CDS encoding efflux RND transporter periplasmic adaptor subunit, protein MNSHTSSRTLIPAVAALILFPLASPALPPTPDPGKAAPVTASVASASAHHQEAGSLTTMGELIGEVGPMRKVALAFKVSGRIEQVPLFAGDAATAAAPIATLEPRDFELSVEQAAAALEAGRARLRQLETGSRPEEKRTADENLKQSQANWENAKADLARNADLFKAGALSKQALDAAEAKAKVTEAQYLALRAQKSLVDQGPRLEEKDVARATIRQQEAALQLAKQQLEYATLRAPFAGVVAQRHLDEGSYVTPAAPVFTFMQVDPVKLNVECPERFVPALSAGLQAVVTVDALPGRQFTGTLERTPAAIDSKTRSANAEIIVSNPEGILKPGMFARVKFLNPAESRPEQGGRK, encoded by the coding sequence ATGAACAGTCACACTTCCAGCAGAACCTTGATCCCTGCAGTTGCTGCTCTGATCCTGTTTCCCCTTGCATCTCCGGCGTTGCCGCCCACACCCGATCCCGGCAAGGCGGCACCAGTCACGGCGTCCGTCGCATCCGCTTCGGCGCACCATCAGGAAGCCGGTTCCCTGACGACCATGGGCGAGCTGATCGGAGAAGTCGGGCCGATGCGCAAGGTCGCCCTCGCGTTCAAGGTGAGCGGGCGGATCGAGCAGGTTCCCCTGTTCGCCGGAGACGCGGCGACGGCGGCCGCGCCGATCGCCACGCTCGAGCCGCGCGATTTCGAACTGTCGGTAGAACAGGCCGCCGCGGCTCTCGAAGCCGGCCGAGCCCGCCTCCGCCAGCTCGAGACGGGCTCCCGCCCCGAGGAAAAGCGCACGGCAGACGAGAATCTGAAGCAATCCCAGGCCAACTGGGAGAACGCGAAAGCGGACCTGGCGAGAAACGCCGACCTGTTCAAGGCCGGGGCGCTGTCGAAGCAGGCTCTCGACGCCGCCGAGGCGAAGGCCAAGGTGACCGAGGCCCAGTATCTCGCCCTGCGCGCCCAGAAATCGCTCGTCGACCAGGGGCCACGCCTCGAGGAGAAAGACGTCGCCCGCGCCACGATTCGCCAGCAGGAAGCCGCGCTCCAGCTCGCGAAACAGCAACTCGAATACGCAACGCTTCGCGCACCGTTCGCCGGCGTCGTCGCCCAGCGCCACCTCGATGAGGGCTCCTACGTCACCCCCGCCGCGCCGGTCTTCACGTTCATGCAGGTCGATCCCGTCAAACTCAACGTCGAGTGTCCCGAACGCTTCGTCCCGGCCCTGTCGGCCGGACTGCAGGCCGTTGTGACCGTCGACGCCCTTCCCGGGCGCCAGTTCACCGGCACCCTCGAGCGCACGCCCGCCGCGATCGATTCGAAGACCCGGTCCGCAAACGCCGAAATCATCGTTTCCAATCCAGAAGGCATCCTCAAGCCGGGCATGTTCGCCCGCGTGAAATTTCTGAATCCCGCTGAATCCCGGCCAGAACAAGGAGGCCGGAAGTGA
- a CDS encoding efflux RND transporter permease subunit, which produces MNLAAICIRRPVFTVMMTLALVVLGMFSYQQLGLDLMPKMDFPIVRVSVTLPGASPEEVETQIAKPIEEAVNTVGGIDELNTKCLFGQASIIVKFVLEKDIDVAAQEVRDRIARITKDLPEGTEAPLVEKMDPDAMPVVTLVIKGPKEMPLRDLTYFARKRIKEQLEAIDGVGAIQIVGGREREIRIVADAKKMGAYNISSAMMKDALKSQNVEIPGGDVTEGSNEFILRTLGRIDEPAKFADVIVATQNGVPIRMKDIAEILDDEAEPRSLARLDGEPALSLVIQKQSGVNTLDVIDRIQKRLEELKKNFPAGISYISIRDSSKFIKSSLHELRTHLVLGSLCASFVVLLFMGNFVSTIISALAIPVSLISTFLLMRMMGFTLNNMSMLGLTLAVGIVIDDAIVVLENIFRHIEEKHSDAETAANEATSEIYLAVMATSLSLAVIFLPVAFMEGIIGRFLNNFGLTIAFAILISVLVSFTLTPMLCSRLFRYRFARGSGHSKKSGFFGYVDAAYGRLLTYALRHRWQIVIAAVVCTVLALPIGKMLSVDFMPNDDTNEFNVYFRADEGSSLEGTERILREIEGKMATLRGVKHVFATIGEGSGVGVNEGQVFIQLVDIAERDFSQFDVMDDARRIMKAYKDLRPAVQASSGFGGGSRMSDTSYSIAGPDLNRISEYVDAIVDKIRTSEKIGNADSSYISRKPEVHVKLDRERAYRLGVRLDVLSTSLRTLVGGADQITRFKENDELYEVRVRLRPEDRGNPEAISGLLLPTTLGTLVRLDSVASITAGFGPAQIDRRNRQRSITVNINLGKGAALGDVNKIVEKAAAELKMPPEYTGTLIGRSREMARTMRGFMIAFFMSAIFMYMILASQFESFLHPITIMLSLPLSIPFALVSLLIAGNSVNIYSLLGIFMLFGIVKKNAILQIDYTNTLREQGKERREAVIEANHARLRPILMTTVTLIAGMLPMALGKGAGAATRASMAITIIGGQSLCLLITLLLTPVAYTLFDDLLIWLGKKLPHFRK; this is translated from the coding sequence GTGAACCTCGCCGCCATCTGCATCAGGAGGCCGGTCTTCACGGTCATGATGACCCTGGCGCTCGTCGTCCTGGGCATGTTCTCGTATCAGCAGCTCGGCCTCGACCTCATGCCGAAAATGGATTTCCCGATCGTCCGCGTCTCCGTCACCCTGCCGGGCGCCAGTCCCGAAGAAGTCGAGACGCAGATCGCCAAGCCAATCGAGGAGGCCGTCAACACCGTCGGCGGCATCGACGAGCTCAACACCAAATGCCTGTTCGGCCAGGCCAGCATCATCGTCAAGTTCGTCCTCGAGAAGGACATCGACGTCGCCGCCCAGGAAGTCCGCGACCGCATCGCGCGCATCACGAAGGATCTGCCGGAGGGCACCGAGGCACCGCTGGTCGAGAAGATGGACCCCGACGCGATGCCTGTCGTCACGCTCGTCATCAAGGGGCCAAAGGAGATGCCCCTGCGCGACCTGACCTACTTTGCCCGAAAACGCATCAAGGAGCAGCTCGAAGCCATCGACGGCGTCGGGGCGATCCAGATCGTCGGCGGCCGCGAGCGCGAGATCCGCATCGTCGCCGACGCGAAAAAGATGGGTGCATATAATATCTCCTCGGCGATGATGAAGGACGCGCTCAAGAGCCAGAACGTCGAGATCCCCGGCGGTGATGTGACCGAAGGCTCGAACGAGTTCATCCTGCGCACGCTCGGCCGCATCGACGAGCCGGCGAAATTCGCCGACGTGATCGTCGCGACGCAGAACGGCGTGCCGATCCGCATGAAAGACATCGCCGAGATTCTCGACGACGAAGCCGAGCCCCGCAGTCTGGCCCGTCTCGACGGAGAGCCTGCCCTTTCCCTCGTCATTCAGAAACAGTCGGGCGTCAACACGCTCGACGTGATCGACCGCATCCAGAAGCGACTCGAAGAGCTCAAGAAAAACTTCCCGGCCGGGATTTCCTACATTTCGATCCGCGACTCGTCGAAATTCATCAAGTCGTCGCTCCACGAGCTTCGGACGCATTTGGTCCTCGGCTCGCTGTGCGCCTCGTTCGTCGTCCTGCTGTTCATGGGAAATTTCGTCTCGACGATCATCTCGGCGCTCGCCATTCCCGTCTCGCTGATCTCGACCTTCCTCCTCATGCGCATGATGGGCTTTACCCTGAACAACATGTCGATGCTCGGTCTGACGCTCGCCGTCGGCATCGTCATCGACGACGCCATCGTCGTCCTGGAAAATATATTTAGGCACATTGAAGAGAAGCACTCCGACGCCGAGACCGCGGCAAACGAAGCGACGTCTGAAATCTACCTGGCGGTCATGGCGACCTCGCTGTCGCTCGCGGTCATCTTCCTGCCCGTAGCGTTCATGGAGGGCATCATCGGCCGTTTCCTGAACAACTTCGGTCTGACGATCGCGTTCGCCATCCTGATCTCGGTCCTGGTCTCGTTCACCCTGACGCCGATGCTCTGCTCGCGGCTGTTCCGGTACCGGTTCGCCCGCGGCTCCGGCCACAGCAAGAAGTCGGGCTTCTTCGGCTACGTCGACGCCGCCTACGGGCGCCTGCTGACCTACGCGCTGCGCCACAGGTGGCAGATCGTCATCGCGGCCGTCGTCTGCACCGTATTGGCGCTTCCGATCGGGAAGATGCTGTCGGTCGACTTCATGCCGAACGACGACACGAACGAGTTCAATGTGTATTTCCGCGCCGACGAGGGGAGCTCGCTCGAAGGCACGGAGCGGATCCTCCGGGAAATCGAGGGAAAAATGGCGACCCTGCGCGGCGTCAAACATGTGTTCGCGACGATCGGCGAAGGCTCGGGCGTCGGCGTCAACGAAGGCCAGGTGTTCATCCAGCTCGTCGACATCGCGGAGCGCGACTTTTCCCAGTTCGACGTCATGGATGACGCGCGCCGGATCATGAAAGCATACAAGGACCTGCGCCCCGCCGTCCAGGCGTCGAGCGGGTTCGGCGGCGGCTCTCGCATGTCCGACACGAGCTATTCGATCGCCGGTCCCGATCTGAACAGGATCAGCGAGTATGTCGACGCGATCGTGGATAAGATCCGCACCAGCGAAAAGATCGGCAATGCCGATTCCTCGTATATCAGCCGCAAGCCCGAAGTCCACGTGAAGCTCGACCGGGAACGCGCCTACCGTCTGGGCGTGCGGCTCGACGTGCTGTCGACGTCGCTGCGCACGCTCGTCGGCGGCGCAGATCAGATCACCCGTTTCAAGGAGAACGACGAGTTGTACGAGGTGCGGGTCCGCCTGCGTCCCGAGGACCGCGGCAACCCCGAGGCCATCTCCGGGCTGCTGTTGCCGACGACGCTCGGAACGCTCGTCCGGCTCGACTCGGTCGCTTCGATCACGGCGGGCTTCGGTCCCGCCCAGATCGACCGGCGCAACCGGCAGAGAAGTATAACGGTCAATATCAATCTTGGGAAGGGCGCCGCGCTGGGCGACGTGAACAAGATCGTGGAGAAAGCCGCCGCCGAACTGAAGATGCCCCCGGAATACACCGGGACGCTGATCGGCCGTTCCCGCGAAATGGCCCGGACGATGCGCGGCTTCATGATCGCATTCTTCATGAGCGCCATCTTCATGTATATGATCCTGGCCTCGCAGTTCGAGAGTTTCCTTCACCCGATCACGATCATGCTGTCGCTCCCCCTCTCGATCCCGTTCGCACTGGTTTCCCTGCTCATCGCGGGCAACTCTGTCAACATCTACTCGCTGCTGGGCATCTTCATGCTGTTCGGCATCGTGAAGAAGAACGCGATCCTGCAGATCGACTACACGAACACGCTTCGCGAGCAGGGCAAGGAACGGCGGGAAGCCGTCATCGAGGCCAACCACGCCCGCCTTCGGCCGATCCTGATGACGACGGTGACCCTCATCGCCGGCATGCTGCCCATGGCCCTCGGCAAGGGCGCCGGCGCCGCGACCCGCGCATCAATGGCGATCACGATCATCGGCGGCCAGAGTCTCTGTCTGCTCATCACCCTCCTGCTGACCCCCGTGGCCTATACCCTGTTCGACGACCTGCTGATCTGGCTCGGCAAGAAACTGCCGCATTTCAGGAAATAA
- a CDS encoding ADP-ribosylglycohydrolase family protein, whose protein sequence is MRERAVIGSLLGTALGDSLGLPYENIGPARAARMFPPPLRHRFFFGRGMVSDDTEHAALTALALARSRGAEAAFTRDLAWSLRLWILCVPAGIGFATLRSLVKLWLGWSPARSGVFSAGNGPAMRAPVIGACFSADCANDGATPEAAASAAQRRALVRASTLITHSDPRAEQGAQLAALAAACAARADRPEDAPDRFRALLRSCIPDLAPEWIPLLESAASSAASGVTTQAFAASQGWKSGVSGYMLHTIPAVLHAWYRSPGDLRSALADIIEAGGDTDTTAAILGGIVGAGTSPDAFPRDLLDGLRDWPWSVEFLRACGAAAASPEKPAPTVFWPLVLPRNVAFAAIVITHGFRRLLPPY, encoded by the coding sequence ATGCGCGAACGTGCGGTCATCGGTTCACTGCTTGGAACGGCGCTGGGCGACAGCCTGGGGCTGCCGTACGAGAACATCGGGCCGGCTCGCGCGGCGCGGATGTTTCCGCCGCCGCTGCGACACCGGTTTTTCTTCGGCAGGGGCATGGTATCGGACGACACCGAGCACGCGGCGCTGACCGCGCTCGCGCTCGCCCGCTCGCGCGGCGCCGAGGCGGCGTTCACCCGTGACCTCGCCTGGTCGCTAAGGCTCTGGATCCTGTGCGTGCCTGCCGGAATAGGCTTCGCGACCCTGCGGTCGCTGGTGAAGCTCTGGCTCGGCTGGAGTCCGGCGCGCAGCGGGGTTTTCTCAGCCGGGAACGGGCCCGCAATGCGGGCTCCCGTCATCGGGGCCTGTTTCTCGGCAGACTGCGCGAACGATGGCGCGACCCCGGAAGCCGCCGCTTCGGCAGCGCAACGCCGGGCACTGGTGCGAGCATCGACTCTCATCACCCACTCGGATCCCCGGGCCGAGCAGGGCGCCCAGCTCGCGGCCCTCGCCGCCGCCTGCGCCGCCCGGGCCGACCGCCCGGAGGACGCACCGGACCGGTTTCGCGCCCTGCTGCGTTCCTGCATTCCCGATCTCGCTCCAGAATGGATCCCCCTGCTCGAATCGGCCGCCTCCTCCGCGGCTTCGGGCGTGACGACGCAGGCGTTCGCCGCAAGCCAGGGATGGAAATCCGGCGTCTCGGGCTACATGCTTCACACCATTCCCGCGGTTCTTCACGCGTGGTACCGATCTCCGGGCGATCTCCGGTCCGCGCTCGCGGACATCATCGAAGCCGGCGGAGACACGGACACGACGGCGGCAATCCTGGGTGGCATCGTCGGCGCGGGAACCTCGCCGGATGCCTTTCCCCGGGATCTTCTGGATGGCCTCCGTGACTGGCCCTGGTCCGTCGAGTTTCTGCGCGCCTGCGGGGCCGCGGCCGCTTCCCCGGAAAAACCTGCGCCAACGGTTTTCTGGCCGCTCGTGCTGCCGCGCAACGTCGCATTTGCGGCGATCGTCATCACTCATGGCTTCCGGCGGCTGCTGCCGCCGTATTGA
- a CDS encoding arginine deiminase family protein, producing the protein MTSTQQKFDISISSEIGALEGVILHTPGQEIENMTPQNAERALYSDILNLSVASLEYAQLRGVLDKVTRTFQVKSLLEQMLKIDEARRHLIDNICLSEDAEDLRDELLAMPPGELCRCFLEGVLMKKDNLSRFLDHEKYSLRPLHNFFFTRDSAIAINDWVLISRMANKVRTRESLIMEAIFRFHPMFDVQILDPNTPLEGKRGVQLEGGDILVARHDILLIGIGARTNPHGVDFLVEHFRKQKRPQHILVQELPFQPESFIHLDMVFTFLDTGICMVYEPVIMQPNRYRTVRISIDNGETVRITEEKNLPEALKDLGMPLELIRCGASTDPWTQEREQWHSGANFFAIGPGRIIGYRRNINTIEELDRKGFAIIDATEVAQGKVDLGRYGRCVITIDGSELARGGGGCRCMTMPLRRR; encoded by the coding sequence ATGACATCGACACAGCAGAAGTTCGACATCTCGATCAGCTCCGAGATCGGCGCGCTCGAAGGCGTCATCCTCCACACGCCGGGCCAGGAGATTGAAAACATGACGCCGCAGAACGCCGAGCGCGCGCTATACAGCGACATTCTCAACCTGTCCGTCGCCTCGCTCGAATACGCCCAGCTGCGAGGCGTGCTCGACAAGGTCACGCGGACCTTCCAGGTCAAGTCGCTTTTGGAGCAGATGCTGAAGATTGACGAGGCTCGGCGGCACCTCATCGACAACATCTGTCTCAGCGAAGACGCCGAGGATCTCCGCGACGAACTGCTGGCCATGCCCCCCGGGGAACTCTGCCGCTGTTTCCTCGAGGGCGTGCTGATGAAAAAAGACAACTTGTCGCGCTTTCTCGACCACGAGAAATACTCGCTGCGTCCCCTGCACAACTTCTTTTTCACTCGCGACTCGGCCATCGCAATCAACGACTGGGTGCTTATATCACGCATGGCCAACAAGGTCCGGACGCGCGAATCCCTCATCATGGAAGCGATCTTCCGCTTCCATCCGATGTTCGACGTCCAGATCCTGGACCCGAACACCCCGCTCGAGGGAAAACGGGGCGTTCAGCTCGAGGGCGGCGATATCCTCGTTGCGCGGCACGACATCCTGCTGATCGGGATCGGCGCACGCACGAACCCCCACGGCGTCGACTTCCTCGTCGAGCATTTCCGAAAGCAGAAGCGGCCGCAGCATATCCTGGTGCAGGAACTGCCGTTTCAGCCGGAATCCTTCATCCATCTCGACATGGTGTTCACCTTCCTCGACACCGGTATCTGCATGGTCTACGAGCCCGTCATCATGCAGCCGAACCGGTACCGGACCGTGCGCATCAGCATCGACAACGGCGAGACCGTCCGGATAACGGAAGAAAAGAATCTCCCCGAGGCCCTCAAAGACCTGGGCATGCCGCTGGAGCTGATCAGGTGCGGCGCCAGTACGGACCCCTGGACGCAGGAGCGCGAGCAATGGCATAGCGGGGCCAATTTTTTCGCCATCGGCCCCGGCCGGATCATCGGCTACCGCCGCAACATCAACACGATCGAAGAACTCGACCGCAAAGGTTTTGCCATCATCGACGCCACCGAGGTTGCCCAGGGAAAAGTCGATCTAGGCCGCTACGGCCGGTGCGTGATCACCATCGACGGTTCCGAGCTCGCCCGCGGCGGCGGCGGCTGCCGCTGCATGACCATGCCCCTCCGCCGGCGCTGA
- a CDS encoding rhodanese-like domain-containing protein: MTVQELQKHLSGGLSAEELVVDVREPDEFSAGHVPGAENIPLGIVAGSADRLKGRKRVFVICLSGGRSMQACAQLAPRLADKTALVNVDGGTMAWISAGFKVDKD, encoded by the coding sequence ATCACGGTTCAGGAACTGCAAAAACATCTTTCCGGCGGTCTGAGCGCAGAAGAGCTCGTCGTGGACGTGCGCGAGCCCGACGAGTTCTCGGCGGGGCATGTGCCCGGCGCTGAAAATATACCGCTTGGTATAGTCGCCGGTTCGGCCGATCGCCTGAAAGGCAGGAAGCGGGTGTTCGTGATCTGCCTGAGCGGCGGCCGCTCGATGCAGGCGTGCGCCCAGCTGGCCCCTCGTCTTGCAGACAAGACGGCCCTGGTGAATGTCGACGGCGGCACGATGGCCTGGATCAGCGCCGGGTTCAAGGTAGACAAAGACTGA